The following are encoded in a window of Stigmatella erecta genomic DNA:
- a CDS encoding BatD family protein has translation MRRTGSGWRVLLAGLAVLASAPAWAAIEFYQSVDRPEVGTEDAFRLTVVVVDAPPSAQVQFPAPKDIEVISSSRSSQRSIQLSGGGPAVIQDVTKHTLVMRALRPGRLIIPPAVLQTAGRTYRTEPVEITVSAGRLGPPPGQASRPSRLPDPFRNFPTAGQSPLGDDADEEDTIIPRGDSDLFLRASLDRDDVYVGEQVTLSLYIYSRVDLSSVDAVTMPKLEGFWSEEVESPTQLSGERRTVNGIPYRAYLLRRRALFPVKPGSLTITAAEADITTGFLFAGHRVHRVSNPLKVRVKPLPPGAPPGMANAHVGDWQLTMDVSPTSVELGQPITVRVTLEGSGNVKNVTPPKLTAPSALKVYDPSTSDRLSPVRNRIQGQRVQEYLVMPQRTGTFTLPPLEFPYFDPGRRAYDVARTDPVTVTVEAGSGGATSLGNTPTPVADAANAPKNVLTVGGLRPPRHQARFVAPAAPLWERAFFLPTVLAPVGLLLGVALLGQVRGKLFSQTEVGRTHQQAKAARKRLEAAEKLRGQGSASAFYAEVEKALMGFLEARLRTPVVGLTREALGEKMAQAGVAPTHRSRVLYVLEACDVGRFGGGAEPSERNRILDAAEAVMEKWEK, from the coding sequence ATGAGAAGGACTGGTAGCGGCTGGCGGGTGTTGCTCGCCGGGCTGGCCGTGCTGGCCTCGGCGCCGGCGTGGGCGGCCATCGAGTTCTATCAATCGGTGGACCGGCCCGAGGTGGGCACCGAGGACGCCTTCCGCCTCACCGTGGTGGTGGTGGACGCGCCCCCGTCGGCGCAGGTGCAGTTCCCCGCGCCGAAGGACATCGAGGTCATCTCCTCGTCCCGCAGCAGCCAGCGCTCCATCCAGCTGTCGGGCGGCGGCCCGGCGGTCATCCAGGACGTCACCAAGCACACCCTCGTCATGCGGGCGCTGCGGCCGGGCCGGCTCATCATTCCGCCCGCGGTGCTCCAGACCGCGGGCCGCACCTACCGCACCGAGCCGGTGGAAATCACCGTGAGCGCGGGCAGGCTCGGGCCTCCGCCCGGGCAGGCCAGCCGCCCCAGCCGGCTGCCGGACCCGTTCCGGAACTTTCCCACCGCGGGGCAGAGCCCCCTCGGCGATGACGCGGACGAGGAGGACACCATCATCCCCCGGGGGGACTCGGACCTGTTCCTGCGGGCGAGCCTGGACCGGGATGACGTGTACGTGGGCGAGCAGGTGACGCTGTCGCTCTACATCTACTCGCGGGTGGACCTGTCCAGCGTGGACGCGGTGACGATGCCCAAGCTGGAGGGCTTCTGGAGCGAGGAGGTGGAGAGCCCCACGCAGCTCTCCGGCGAGCGGCGCACCGTCAACGGCATTCCCTACCGCGCCTACCTGCTGCGCCGCCGGGCCCTGTTCCCGGTGAAGCCGGGCTCGCTGACCATCACCGCCGCGGAGGCGGACATCACCACGGGGTTCCTGTTCGCCGGGCACCGGGTGCACCGGGTGTCCAACCCGCTCAAGGTGCGCGTCAAGCCTCTGCCCCCGGGCGCGCCGCCGGGCATGGCCAATGCCCACGTGGGCGACTGGCAGCTCACGATGGATGTGTCGCCCACGAGCGTGGAGCTGGGCCAGCCCATCACCGTGCGGGTGACCCTGGAGGGCTCGGGCAACGTGAAGAACGTCACCCCGCCGAAGCTGACCGCCCCCTCGGCGCTGAAGGTCTATGATCCGTCCACCTCGGACCGGCTCAGCCCCGTGCGCAACCGCATCCAGGGCCAGCGGGTGCAGGAGTACCTGGTGATGCCGCAGCGCACGGGCACATTCACCCTGCCGCCGCTGGAGTTCCCCTATTTCGACCCGGGCCGCCGCGCGTATGACGTGGCGCGCACGGACCCCGTCACCGTGACGGTGGAGGCGGGCTCCGGCGGGGCCACGTCCCTGGGCAACACGCCCACGCCCGTGGCGGATGCCGCCAACGCGCCGAAGAACGTGCTGACGGTGGGCGGCCTGCGTCCCCCGCGGCACCAGGCGCGCTTCGTGGCCCCGGCGGCACCGCTCTGGGAGCGGGCCTTCTTCCTGCCCACGGTGCTGGCCCCGGTGGGGCTGCTGCTCGGCGTGGCGCTGCTGGGACAGGTGCGCGGGAAGCTCTTCTCGCAGACGGAGGTGGGGCGCACCCACCAGCAGGCGAAGGCGGCCCGCAAGCGGCTGGAGGCGGCGGAGAAGCTCAGGGGCCAGGGCAGCGCCAGCGCCTTCTACGCCGAGGTGGAGAAGGCGCTGATGGGCTTCCTGGAGGCCCGGCTGCGCACGCCCGTGGTGGGGCTCACCCGCGAGGCCCTGGGGGAGAAGATGGCCCAGGCGGGGGTGGCGCCCACGCACCGCTCGCGGGTGCTCTACGTGCTGGAGGCGTGTGACGTGGGGCGCTTTGGCGGGGGTGCGGAGCCCTCCGAGCGCAACCGCATCCTGGATGCGGCGGAGGCCGTGATGGAGAAGTGGGAGAAATGA
- a CDS encoding AAA family ATPase translates to MNTDIRALTERVQQESSFVEALNQETGKVIVGQRYMLERILIGLLCNGHVLLEGVPGLAKTLTVRTIADTLSATFMRVQFTPDLLPADLVGTMIYNQQAANFTVRKGPIFANVVLADEINRAPAKVQSALLEAMAERQVTIGDQTFALPAPFLVLATQNPIEQEGTYPLPEAQVDRFMLKVKVGYPTRDEEKVIMDRMSGGSSPRANKIIGLEHIARARELVHLIYMDEKVKEYILNVVFATREPNKYGLKDLADYIQFGASPRATIALAQAARAHAFLRHRGFVTPEDVKAVAYDVLRHRVAVTYEAEAEELTPEKIIQRVFDRVEVP, encoded by the coding sequence ATGAACACGGACATCCGAGCCCTTACCGAGAGGGTGCAGCAGGAAAGCAGCTTCGTCGAAGCCCTCAACCAGGAGACCGGCAAGGTCATCGTGGGGCAGCGCTACATGCTGGAGCGCATCCTCATTGGCCTGCTCTGCAATGGCCACGTGCTCCTGGAGGGCGTGCCCGGCCTGGCCAAGACGCTCACGGTGCGCACCATCGCGGACACGCTGAGCGCCACCTTCATGCGCGTCCAGTTCACCCCGGACCTGCTGCCGGCGGACCTGGTGGGCACGATGATCTACAACCAGCAGGCGGCGAACTTCACCGTCCGCAAGGGGCCCATCTTCGCCAACGTGGTGCTCGCGGACGAAATCAACCGCGCCCCGGCCAAGGTGCAGTCCGCGCTGCTGGAGGCCATGGCCGAGCGCCAGGTCACCATCGGCGACCAGACCTTCGCGCTGCCCGCGCCGTTCCTGGTGCTCGCCACGCAGAACCCCATCGAGCAGGAGGGCACCTACCCCCTGCCCGAGGCGCAGGTGGACCGCTTCATGCTCAAGGTGAAGGTGGGCTACCCCACGCGGGACGAGGAGAAGGTCATCATGGACCGCATGTCCGGGGGCTCCTCGCCCCGGGCCAACAAGATCATCGGCCTGGAGCACATCGCGCGGGCGCGCGAGCTCGTTCACCTCATCTATATGGATGAGAAGGTGAAGGAGTACATCCTCAACGTGGTGTTCGCCACGCGCGAGCCCAACAAGTACGGCCTGAAAGACTTGGCGGACTACATCCAGTTCGGGGCGAGCCCCCGCGCCACCATCGCGCTGGCGCAGGCGGCGCGCGCGCACGCGTTCCTGCGGCACCGGGGCTTCGTCACGCCGGAGGATGTGAAGGCCGTGGCGTATGATGTGCTACGCCACCGCGTGGCGGTCACCTACGAGGCCGAGGCCGAGGAGCTGACCCCGGAGAAGATCATCCAGCGCGTGTTCGATCGCGTCGAAGTGCCGTAA
- a CDS encoding tetratricopeptide repeat protein — translation MSALTAMLTAVLLGQGYYTPEEAEALFSQANDAYSREDYAAAREGYEKLLSHGQGGPDVLYNLGTAYLAQGDLGRATLALERAWKQGGRAPDLEANLAIARARQVDKVVGTALEEDFLTRLVLATPEALVAWGFLAAWCVGLGALVLFRFLRPGRRAWAAVLGGVALTLALPLGSLLAAHIWVQRTVHEAVVLSPKLVAREFPRGEAKTLFEVHAGLKVRLLEDAGKYVRIRLPNGLEGWTEREGVSEI, via the coding sequence ATGAGCGCCCTCACCGCGATGCTCACCGCCGTGTTGCTGGGCCAGGGCTACTACACGCCCGAGGAGGCGGAGGCGCTCTTCTCCCAGGCCAACGACGCCTACTCCCGCGAGGACTACGCCGCGGCGCGCGAGGGCTACGAGAAGCTGCTGTCCCATGGCCAGGGCGGCCCGGACGTCCTCTACAACCTGGGCACCGCGTACCTGGCGCAGGGAGACCTGGGCCGGGCGACGCTGGCGCTGGAGCGGGCCTGGAAGCAGGGCGGGCGCGCCCCGGACCTGGAGGCGAACCTGGCCATCGCCCGGGCCCGGCAGGTGGACAAGGTGGTGGGCACCGCGCTGGAGGAGGACTTCCTCACGCGGCTGGTGCTGGCCACGCCCGAGGCCCTGGTGGCCTGGGGCTTCCTGGCCGCCTGGTGCGTGGGCTTGGGCGCGCTGGTGCTGTTCCGGTTCCTGCGGCCGGGCCGCCGCGCCTGGGCCGCGGTGCTCGGCGGGGTGGCCCTGACGCTCGCGCTGCCCCTGGGCAGCCTGCTCGCGGCCCACATCTGGGTACAGCGGACGGTGCACGAGGCGGTAGTGCTGTCACCGAAGCTGGTGGCCCGCGAATTTCCGCGCGGCGAGGCCAAGACGCTCTTCGAGGTCCACGCCGGGCTGAAGGTCCGCCTGCTGGAGGACGCGGGGAAGTATGTGCGCATCCGCCTCCCCAACGGGCTGGAAGGATGGACGGAGCGCGAGGGCGTGTCCGAGATATAG
- a CDS encoding vWA domain-containing protein: MFPDLAFHSPQVLWGLLLVPVLLFQAWRERRQRAALRFSGAHVFARQGRGFRAYLLPVLPGVRALAVVAALVALARPQSRDARVRDLSVEGIDIVVALDLSTSMEAGDFRPQNRLHVAKEVLAEFISNRVNDRIGLVVFAGAAYTQAPLTLDYGVLREVLKQIRTRVLEDGTAIGDALATSLNRLRDSEAKSRVVVLITDGDNNAGKISPLDAASMAESLRIPVYTILVGKGGKVPFPQGQDLFGNVVWRETEIPINPELLQDIASRTGGEYYRATDPEGLKQGLQKVLDSLERSKLVEGGASATYREDFHPYLLAAFGLAALELLLRATFLRVFP; this comes from the coding sequence ATGTTTCCGGACCTCGCGTTCCATAGCCCTCAGGTGCTCTGGGGATTGCTGCTCGTGCCCGTCCTGCTCTTCCAGGCCTGGCGGGAGCGGCGCCAGCGTGCCGCGCTGCGCTTCTCGGGCGCCCACGTCTTCGCCCGCCAGGGCCGGGGCTTCCGCGCCTACCTGCTGCCGGTGCTGCCCGGGGTGCGCGCCCTGGCCGTGGTGGCGGCCCTCGTGGCCCTGGCCCGGCCCCAGTCGCGCGATGCGCGCGTGCGCGACTTGAGCGTGGAGGGCATCGACATCGTGGTGGCGCTGGACCTGTCCACCTCCATGGAGGCCGGGGACTTCCGGCCGCAGAACCGCCTGCACGTGGCCAAGGAGGTGCTCGCCGAGTTCATCTCCAACCGCGTGAATGACCGGATCGGCTTGGTGGTCTTCGCCGGCGCCGCCTACACCCAGGCCCCGCTGACGCTGGACTACGGGGTGCTGCGCGAGGTGCTCAAGCAGATCCGCACGCGCGTGCTGGAGGACGGCACGGCCATTGGCGATGCGCTGGCCACCTCGCTCAACCGCCTGCGGGACTCCGAGGCCAAGAGCCGCGTGGTGGTGCTCATCACCGACGGCGACAACAACGCGGGAAAGATTTCCCCGCTGGACGCGGCCTCCATGGCCGAGTCGCTCCGGATCCCCGTGTACACCATCCTGGTGGGCAAGGGCGGCAAGGTGCCCTTCCCGCAGGGGCAGGATCTCTTCGGCAACGTCGTGTGGCGGGAGACCGAGATTCCCATCAACCCCGAGCTGCTGCAGGACATCGCCTCGCGCACGGGCGGCGAGTACTACCGTGCCACGGACCCCGAGGGGCTCAAGCAGGGGCTCCAGAAGGTGCTCGACTCGCTGGAGCGCTCGAAGCTCGTGGAGGGCGGGGCGTCGGCCACCTACCGCGAGGACTTCCACCCGTACCTGCTGGCGGCCTTCGGCCTCGCCGCGCTGGAGCTGCTCCTGCGCGCCACCTTCCTGAGGGTGTTTCCGTGA
- a CDS encoding DUF58 domain-containing protein, translating to MLPKDLIRRIRKLEIRTRKVVSDMLAGQYHSVFKGRGMAFSEVRQYQPGDEIRIIDWNVTARMNEAYVKVFTEERELTVMLLVDVSASKEFGSHERSKAEIAAEAAAQIAFSAIANNDRVGLILFSDRVEKVVPPRKGRTHVLRLISDILTFKPKGTGTDLGVGLMYLRQVAKRKAVTFLISDFLARDYEKPLRLVGRKHDLVPVVIADPLEVEFPKLGLVEMEDPETGERFVVDTADPRVRGRFARAMQAQRLERQRLFKKLELDHVELRGGNDHGKALAQFFRARARRLAA from the coding sequence GTGCTCCCGAAGGACCTCATCCGCCGCATCCGCAAGCTGGAGATCCGGACCCGCAAGGTGGTCTCGGACATGCTGGCGGGCCAGTACCACTCGGTCTTCAAGGGCCGGGGCATGGCCTTCTCCGAGGTGCGCCAGTACCAGCCTGGGGATGAAATCCGCATCATCGACTGGAACGTCACCGCGCGCATGAACGAGGCCTACGTCAAGGTCTTCACCGAGGAGCGCGAGCTGACGGTGATGCTGCTCGTGGACGTGTCGGCCTCGAAGGAGTTCGGCTCGCACGAGCGCAGCAAGGCGGAGATCGCCGCCGAGGCGGCCGCGCAGATCGCCTTCTCGGCCATCGCCAACAACGACCGGGTGGGGCTCATCCTGTTCTCGGACCGGGTGGAGAAGGTGGTGCCGCCGCGCAAGGGCCGCACGCACGTGCTGCGGCTCATCAGCGACATCCTCACCTTCAAGCCCAAGGGCACGGGCACGGACCTGGGCGTGGGGCTCATGTACCTGCGCCAGGTGGCCAAGCGCAAGGCGGTGACGTTCCTCATCTCCGACTTCCTGGCGCGCGACTACGAGAAGCCGCTGCGGCTGGTGGGGCGCAAGCACGACCTGGTCCCCGTCGTCATCGCCGACCCGCTGGAGGTGGAGTTCCCCAAGCTGGGCCTGGTGGAGATGGAGGACCCGGAGACGGGCGAGCGCTTCGTGGTGGACACCGCGGACCCGCGCGTGCGCGGCCGGTTCGCCCGGGCCATGCAGGCCCAGCGCCTGGAGCGCCAGCGCCTGTTCAAGAAGCTGGAGTTGGATCACGTGGAGCTGCGCGGCGGCAATGACCACGGCAAGGCGCTCGCGCAGTTCTTCCGCGCGCGGGCCCGGAGGCTGGCGGCATGA
- a CDS encoding response regulator: protein MSAEPQVPFHILLVEDEPVIRELVRSMLSDGTVDVVCAADGMEGLKLAKSHLFHLILMDVVLPQLDGVSVCRILKSDPVTASVPLYMLTAKAKKSDMESATQAGADGYIHKPFRGTELMALVERLRLEAAAP from the coding sequence ATGTCCGCCGAACCCCAAGTCCCCTTTCACATCCTGCTCGTCGAGGACGAGCCGGTCATCCGCGAGCTGGTCCGCTCGATGCTGAGCGACGGTACGGTGGACGTGGTGTGCGCGGCGGACGGGATGGAGGGGCTGAAGCTGGCCAAGAGCCACCTGTTCCACCTCATCCTGATGGACGTGGTGTTGCCGCAGCTCGACGGCGTCTCGGTGTGCCGCATCCTCAAGAGCGACCCGGTGACGGCCAGCGTGCCGCTCTACATGCTCACGGCGAAGGCGAAGAAGTCGGATATGGAGAGCGCCACGCAAGCGGGGGCGGACGGCTACATCCACAAGCCCTTCCGGGGCACGGAGCTGATGGCCCTGGTGGAGCGGCTGCGTCTGGAGGCCGCCGCGCCCTGA
- a CDS encoding class I SAM-dependent methyltransferase yields the protein MERRSDWYDHPEYYEAIFGTDTGKEMDFLLQVHQHHGTGGSLLLEPACGAGRLVAEAARRGLDVVGYDISEPMLAHARRRLKPSWRRRVQLHQARMESFAVPGLMGQVDLAFNLVSTFRYLDSEAAARAHLESTRRLLKPGGLYVLGFHLTDYARTTPERERWVGHVGEDTVVCNTREGLPERRLRRSPMRNRLRITGPDQDLLIETEWYFRTYDLAQVRRLFRSAGMHVRAMYDFDYRLDAPLGRGSLRLDRLFVLQGQG from the coding sequence ATGGAAAGACGCTCCGACTGGTACGACCACCCCGAGTACTACGAGGCCATCTTCGGCACCGACACCGGCAAGGAGATGGACTTCCTGCTTCAGGTCCACCAGCACCACGGCACCGGGGGCTCGCTGCTCTTGGAGCCCGCATGCGGGGCGGGGCGCCTGGTGGCCGAGGCCGCGCGCCGGGGGCTGGACGTGGTGGGCTATGACATCTCCGAGCCGATGCTCGCGCACGCCCGCCGCCGGCTGAAGCCCTCCTGGCGGCGCCGCGTGCAGCTCCACCAGGCCCGGATGGAGTCCTTCGCCGTGCCCGGGCTGATGGGGCAGGTGGACCTGGCCTTCAACCTCGTCTCCACGTTCCGCTACCTGGACAGCGAGGCGGCGGCCCGCGCGCACCTGGAGTCCACCCGGCGCCTGCTCAAGCCCGGCGGCCTCTACGTGCTGGGCTTCCACCTCACCGACTATGCGCGCACCACCCCCGAGCGGGAGCGCTGGGTGGGGCATGTGGGCGAGGACACCGTCGTCTGCAACACCCGCGAGGGGCTGCCGGAGCGCCGCCTCCGCCGCTCCCCCATGCGCAACCGCCTGCGGATCACCGGCCCGGACCAGGACCTGCTCATCGAGACGGAGTGGTACTTCCGCACCTACGACTTGGCCCAGGTCCGTCGCCTGTTCCGCTCGGCGGGGATGCACGTGCGGGCCATGTACGACTTCGACTACCGGCTGGACGCCCCCTTGGGACGCGGGAGCCTTCGCCTCGATCGCCTCTTTGTCCTCCAAGGACAGGGCTGA
- a CDS encoding alpha/beta fold hydrolase has protein sequence MPLTAGPIESHLLGQLAPVVEPRAHWLPGGGSVRVLEGGSGPPVVLLHGRGHAASMWFSYLTVLARGRRVLAVDLPGFGLSSCPEQRLRTGEDGVRFFTEPVEELLQVLAPGPVALVGHSLGGLVALELALRGKVPVERLVLIDAMGLGPAMTPQARLFFRAGPERLARTLGAPLFERLVPPPETPLGRRLGLLGHELLAVPEGRARATRAFNTLVPVVGGVFHRREQLASLRQPVLLVWGEREEMLPVSLAVEAAERFREARLLRVMAGHSPHLERPEVVLPALKAFLGDAPTGVPGADTAPEGA, from the coding sequence ATGCCCTTGACGGCCGGCCCCATCGAGTCGCACCTGCTCGGGCAGCTCGCCCCGGTGGTGGAGCCCCGCGCGCACTGGCTGCCCGGGGGCGGCTCGGTCCGGGTGCTGGAGGGCGGCAGCGGCCCCCCGGTGGTGCTGCTGCACGGGCGGGGCCATGCCGCGTCCATGTGGTTCTCCTACCTCACGGTGCTGGCCCGGGGGCGGCGGGTGCTGGCGGTGGACCTGCCGGGCTTTGGGCTCTCCTCTTGCCCCGAGCAGCGCCTGCGCACGGGCGAGGACGGGGTGCGCTTCTTCACCGAGCCGGTGGAGGAGCTGCTCCAGGTGCTCGCCCCGGGGCCGGTGGCGCTCGTGGGCCACTCGCTCGGGGGCCTGGTGGCGCTGGAGCTCGCGCTGCGCGGGAAGGTGCCCGTGGAGCGGCTGGTGCTCATCGACGCCATGGGGCTGGGCCCCGCGATGACGCCCCAGGCGCGCCTGTTCTTCCGCGCGGGGCCCGAGCGGCTGGCCCGCACGCTGGGAGCCCCGCTCTTCGAGCGGCTGGTGCCCCCCCCGGAGACGCCGCTGGGCCGCCGGCTGGGCCTGCTCGGCCACGAGCTGCTCGCGGTGCCGGAGGGCCGCGCCCGGGCCACGCGCGCCTTCAACACGCTGGTGCCCGTGGTGGGGGGGGTGTTCCACCGGCGCGAGCAGCTTGCCTCCCTGCGCCAGCCCGTCCTGCTCGTCTGGGGAGAGCGCGAGGAGATGCTGCCCGTGTCCCTGGCGGTGGAGGCGGCGGAGCGGTTTCGCGAGGCGCGGCTGCTGCGGGTGATGGCCGGGCACAGCCCGCACCTGGAACGGCCCGAGGTGGTGCTGCCCGCGCTCAAGGCGTTTCTGGGTGACGCTCCCACCGGGGTTCCGGGGGCTGACACCGCGCCCGAAGGGGCGTGA
- a CDS encoding VWA domain-containing protein, whose translation MPHVEPWRFTVLGYQAGLAQPLFLLLCAVGLLLGLLALVLALRRRARVRALLAERLVERLAPGVSQWRPAVQGSFYGLGLALLGVALAQPQCGSKSEMTKRKGIDVVVVLDASKSMLARDVQPSRLERAKLELNTLLDELKGDRVGLVVFAGDAFIQSPLTSDYSAVKLFLRAVDPDQMPQGGSNIGAALKLASQVLSNADRGAKERAVVLLSDGEDLFGEVGEATEALKDGGVQVLAVGVGSEGGEPIPVFNRRGEFVDYKKDAAGETVITRMDRGGLTAISEATGGAFFYQPRGVAMGQVVERIDKMQKSELESRVTVRYDERFQYYAAPGLALLVAGMLLLPSARRRAP comes from the coding sequence ATGCCGCATGTGGAACCCTGGCGCTTCACCGTGCTCGGCTATCAGGCGGGGCTGGCGCAGCCCCTCTTTCTGCTGCTGTGCGCGGTGGGCTTGCTGCTCGGCTTGCTGGCGCTGGTGCTGGCGCTGAGGCGGCGCGCGCGCGTGCGGGCGCTGCTCGCCGAGCGGCTGGTGGAGCGGCTGGCCCCGGGTGTGTCCCAGTGGCGCCCGGCGGTGCAGGGCAGCTTCTACGGGCTGGGGCTGGCGCTGCTGGGGGTGGCCCTGGCGCAGCCCCAGTGCGGCAGCAAGAGCGAGATGACGAAGCGCAAGGGCATCGACGTGGTGGTGGTGCTGGATGCCTCCAAGTCCATGCTCGCGCGGGACGTGCAGCCCAGCCGCCTGGAGCGGGCCAAGCTGGAGCTGAACACGCTGCTGGACGAGCTGAAGGGGGACCGGGTGGGGCTGGTCGTCTTCGCGGGCGATGCCTTCATCCAGTCACCGCTCACCTCGGACTACTCGGCCGTGAAGCTGTTCCTCCGGGCGGTGGACCCTGACCAGATGCCGCAAGGGGGCAGCAACATCGGCGCGGCGCTGAAGCTGGCCAGCCAGGTGCTGAGCAACGCGGACCGGGGGGCCAAGGAGCGGGCCGTGGTCCTGCTGTCCGATGGCGAGGACCTGTTCGGCGAAGTCGGCGAGGCCACCGAGGCGCTCAAGGACGGGGGCGTGCAGGTGCTGGCGGTGGGCGTGGGCTCGGAGGGCGGCGAGCCCATCCCCGTCTTCAACCGGCGGGGCGAGTTCGTGGACTACAAGAAGGACGCGGCCGGGGAGACGGTCATCACCCGGATGGACCGCGGAGGGCTGACGGCCATCTCGGAGGCCACGGGCGGCGCCTTCTTCTACCAGCCGCGCGGCGTGGCCATGGGGCAGGTGGTGGAGCGCATCGACAAGATGCAGAAGAGCGAGCTCGAGAGCCGCGTGACGGTGCGGTACGACGAGCGCTTCCAGTACTACGCGGCGCCGGGCCTGGCGCTGCTCGTGGCGGGGATGCTGCTGTTGCCCTCCGCGCGCCGGAGGGCCCCGTGA
- a CDS encoding tetratricopeptide repeat protein: MRRQGRAGRALAWLLVAGLAGPVWAAGPLEVDHPLAAQGREAYDARQYEKALEAFEAVRKERPDDPAVEFNRGDALAQLGRAEEAKAAFQRVAESNRPDLQQKAWYNLGNLAASKGERKEALQAYRRALRLDPSDAMARHNYEVVLRNLPPPQQDGQDGGTDGGADGGEDGGSDAGKPDAGQDGGQKADGGQPQDGGMDGGDGGSDAGQDGGADGGTDGGADAGADGGADGGADGGEDGGDGGADAGAQDGGQGDGGEDGGADGGSTEGEGEESDGGSEEGSQGEALERSGADAGASQEDIDRQEAERLLDAMKQNEKNLQLWRFQQKKKQRAPNEKDW; the protein is encoded by the coding sequence GTGAGGCGGCAGGGGCGGGCAGGGCGGGCGCTGGCGTGGCTGCTGGTGGCGGGCCTGGCGGGGCCGGTGTGGGCCGCGGGGCCGCTGGAGGTGGACCACCCGCTCGCGGCCCAGGGGCGCGAGGCGTATGACGCGCGCCAGTACGAGAAGGCGCTGGAGGCCTTCGAGGCGGTCCGCAAGGAGCGGCCGGATGACCCCGCGGTGGAGTTCAACCGGGGCGACGCGCTGGCGCAGCTCGGGCGGGCGGAGGAGGCCAAGGCGGCCTTCCAGCGGGTGGCGGAGTCCAACCGGCCCGACCTGCAACAGAAGGCCTGGTACAACCTGGGCAACCTCGCCGCCTCGAAGGGCGAGCGCAAGGAGGCGCTCCAGGCCTACCGGCGCGCCCTGCGGCTGGATCCGAGCGACGCCATGGCCCGCCACAACTACGAGGTGGTGCTGCGCAACCTTCCGCCGCCCCAGCAGGACGGGCAGGACGGGGGCACCGACGGCGGCGCGGACGGGGGCGAGGATGGCGGCTCCGACGCGGGCAAGCCCGACGCGGGCCAGGACGGCGGCCAGAAGGCCGACGGCGGCCAGCCCCAGGATGGCGGGATGGACGGCGGCGACGGCGGCTCCGATGCGGGCCAGGATGGCGGCGCGGACGGCGGCACGGATGGCGGGGCCGATGCGGGCGCGGACGGCGGCGCGGATGGCGGGGCCGACGGGGGCGAGGACGGCGGGGATGGCGGCGCGGACGCGGGCGCTCAGGACGGGGGGCAGGGGGATGGCGGCGAGGACGGCGGGGCCGATGGTGGATCGACCGAGGGAGAGGGCGAGGAGAGCGACGGCGGCAGCGAGGAGGGCAGCCAGGGCGAGGCCCTGGAGCGCTCCGGGGCGGACGCGGGCGCCAGCCAGGAGGACATCGACCGGCAGGAAGCGGAGCGGCTGCTGGATGCGATGAAGCAGAACGAGAAGAATCTCCAGCTGTGGCGTTTCCAGCAGAAGAAGAAGCAGAGGGCACCGAATGAGAAGGACTGGTAG
- a CDS encoding PilZ domain-containing protein: MIPSPSARPAADRFHPRVEANLMVKVLLPGRVVGAKARDLSMAGLFLQAHPADTLRELTLSIPLPDDREITTTCSIRRRTAHGVALEFGTLDWDDFLALARFLHPRLP, from the coding sequence ATGATCCCCTCCCCCAGTGCCCGTCCCGCCGCTGACCGCTTCCACCCTCGCGTGGAAGCCAACCTGATGGTCAAGGTCCTGCTGCCCGGCCGCGTCGTCGGTGCCAAGGCCAGAGACCTGTCCATGGCGGGCCTCTTCCTCCAGGCTCACCCCGCGGACACGCTGCGCGAGCTCACGCTCTCCATCCCCCTGCCGGACGACCGGGAGATCACCACCACGTGCTCCATCCGCCGCCGCACCGCGCACGGCGTGGCGCTCGAGTTCGGCACGCTCGACTGGGACGACTTCCTGGCCCTGGCGCGCTTCCTTCACCCCCGGCTGCCGTGA